In Salinibaculum sp. SYNS191, the genomic window ACGGAACTGTTCTCCGCGGTGACCGACCCGCAGCACCTCCGCGTGAAGAACTTCGTGGTCGACATCGGGCAGGGCATCGGCGTCCTCCACTCCGAGGACGACGGCCAGCCCAAGGAGCGGCTGGTGGGCTCGTGGATGGCCGGCATGCTCCGGGAACTTGACTCCCGCGGCCGGAAGAACCCGCAGGCGTTCTCCTACGACGGCGTCCTCTCGCAGGGCAACGGCCTGCTGACCGTCGTCGAGGACGCCGCCCAGCACGCCGACCTGCTCCAGAAGCTCCTGAACGTGCCAGACGAGGGCCGCGTGAAACTGGACAAGGGCATCGGGATGGACATCGACACGCAACTGGTCATCATCTCGAACCCCGACCTGGAGGCGCAACTGAATCAGCACGCCGACCGCGAGGGCCAGGACCCGCTGAAGGCACTCAAGCGGCGGCTGGACAAGCGCCGCTTCGGGTATTTGACCAACCGGTCGCTGGAGGCGGAACTGCTGCGCCGGGAACTGACCAACGAGACGTCGGTCTGGACCGCGGCCTCGTGGGACCAGATAGAGGAGTGGATACGCGAACCGCTCTCCATCAGCGTCCGCGACAGCAGCGGGACCGTGACCGAACGCGAACTCGCGCCCCACACCATCGAGGCGGCGGCGCTGTACAGCGTCGTCAGCCGCCTGGACAAGAGCGACGTCCCCGGTGGCCTGGACCTGGTGGACAAGGCGCTGCTGTTCGACCGCGGGTACCTGCAGGAGGGCGACGAGCGCATCGAAATCGAGGAGTTCGACTTCGACGACGACGCGGCCGACGGCGACCACGGCATCCCCGTCACCTACACCCGCGACACCATCGCGGACCTGCTGCACGTCGAATCCGACCGGTTCCACGAGGACCTGCCCGTCGAGGGCGTCATCATGCCCCGCGACGTGCTGGACGCGATGGCGGACGGACTGCCCGACGCTCCCGTGTTCTCGAACACCGAGGCCGCGGAGTTCGAGGAGCGGGTCGTCCCCGTGAAAAATCACATCTTCACCCGGCAGGAGGAGGACGTGCTCGACGCGATGATGCGAGACAAGCGCGTCGACGAGGAGACTGTCGAGGAGTACGTCGAGCACGTCTACGCGTGGGCCGAGGGCGAGAAGATAGAGAACGAGCGCGGCGAGCTGGAGGAACCGGACCTGCTGGCGATGAAGGTGTTCGAGGTGGAACACCTCGGCCGCTTTACCGAGGACGACTACGAGGGCGACAAGCCCCACGAACAGGTCCGCAACTTCCGGACGGACAAGATAATCACGGCGCTGAACCGCCACGCGTGGCACCACCGCGACGACGAGTTCCGCGTCAGCGACGTCAACCCCAAGGAGATACCGGTCATCAGGACCGTCCTCGGGAGCCACGACTGGGAGGACGTCCGCCGGACCTTCGAGGACTTCGACCCCCGGCAGTGGGACAATCCGCCCGGCGGCACCGAGACGGCCGCGCTGAAGGAATCCACGATAGAGAACCTCCAGGACATGTACGACTACAGCGAGGCGTCGGCGGAGCTGACCAGCCGCCACGTCATGAGCCAGGTGAGTTACAAATGGGACTGAAAGACGACATCGAGCGGTACCGGGAGGTCGGCGAGGAGCGCCGCGAGGACCTCGCGGAGTTCATCCAGTACGGCGACCTCGGCCAGAGCCGTCCCGATTCCGTCCGCATTCCCATCAAAATCGTCGACCTCCCGGAGTTCGCCTACGCCCAGCGCGACATGGGCGGGGTCGGCCAGGGCGACGCCGAGGAGGGCGACCAGGTCGGTCAGCCCCAGCCCGACGACGGCGACGAGGACGGCGAACCGGGCGAGGAAGGCGGGGAACACGAGTACTACGAGATGGACCCCGAGGAGTTCGCCCAGGAACTCGACGAGGAGCTGGGACTGGACCTGGACCCGAAGGGCAAGAAGGTCGTCGAGGAAGTCGAGGGCGACTTCACGGACATCACCCGGTCCGGGCCGACGTCGACGCTGGACTTCGAGCGGCTGTTCAAGCAGGGGCTGAAGCGAAAGCTCGCGATGGACTTCGACCGCGACTTCGTCCGCGAGGCGCTGAAAGTCGAGGGCTGGGGCCCGGACGCGGTCTTCGAGTGGGCCCGCGGCGAGAACATCCCCGTCTCCCGGTCCTGGCTTGAGGACGCCTACGACCAGATTCCCCGGGACGAGCGCACCGAGTACGAGAGCATCGAGGAGATGGAGGAGCGCGTCGAGCGCACGTCCACCGCCGAGCGCATCCGCCGTGAGGGCGTCGACCAGATTCCCTTCCGCCGGGAGGACGAGCGCTACCGCTACCCCGAAATCGAGAAGGAGCGCGAGAAGAACGTGGTCGTCGTCAACATCCGCGACGTCTCCGGGAGTATGCGCCAGAAGAAGCGCGAACTCGTCGAGCGGACGTTCACGCCGCTGGACTGGTACCTCCAGGGCAAGTACGACCACGCCGAGTTCGTCTACATCGCCCACGACGCGGAGGCCTGGGAGGTCGAACGCGAGGACTTCTTCGGCATCCGCTCGGGCGGCGGGACGCGCATCTCCTCGGCGTACGAACTGGCGATGGAGCGCCTGGACGAGGCGTACCCCTGGAGCGAGTGGAACCGCTACGTCTTCGCGGCGGGCGACAGCGAGAACTCCAGCAACGACACCGAGGAGAACGTCATCCCGCTGATGGAGCGCATCGACGCCAACCTCCACGCGTACGTGGAGACACAGCCCTCGGGCAACGCCATCAACGCGACCCACGCCGAGGAGGTCGAACGGCACTTCCGTGAGGCAGGCGACGTCGCCGTCGCGTACATCTCCAGCCCCGAGGACGTGACCAGCGCCATCTACGAGATTCTCAGCACGGAGGCAGAAGCATGACCACGCGAGACGAGTTCGAGATGCAACGCGAGGCGGAGAAACTGGAGGAGGCCGTCGAGGAGGCCTCCAACCTCGCCGAGAAACTGGGACTGGACCCGTACCCGGTCAACTACTGGATCGTCGACTACGACGAGATGAACGAACTCATCGCCTACGGCGGGTTCCAGCAGCGCTACCCCCACTGGCGGTGGGGGATGCAGTACGACCGCCAGCAAAAGCAGGGCCAGTTCCTCGGCGGGAAGGCCTTCGAAATCGTCAACAACGACAACCCCTCGCACGCCTTCCTGCAGGTGTCGAACAGCCTGGCCGACCAGAAGGCGGTCATCACCCACGTCGAGGCCCACGCCGACTTCTTCAACAACAACGAGTGGTTCGGCCTGTTCGCCGACGACCCGGACGCGGCCGCGATGCTGGCCCGCCACGCGGACGCCATCCGTGAGCACATGCAGGACCCGGAGATAGACCGGGCGGACGTCGAGCGGTGGATAGACCACGTCCTCTGCCTGGAGGACAACGTCAACCAGCACCGCCCCTACGAACCCATCGACCTCGACGAGGAGGTGCCGGAGTTCGAGGCGGCCGACATCGAGGCGGACCTGTCGGACCTCGACCTCTCCGAGGAGGTCCGCCGGCAGGTGTTCGACGACGAGTGGCTGGAGGCACAGCGCGACGACGACGCGCCCGTCTCCTTCCCCGCAGAGCCGTGGAAGGACGTCCTCGGCTTCCTGCGCAAGCACGGCAAGCAGTACGACGACGACGCGGGCAAGGCCGTCGAGATGACCGACTGGCAGCGGGACATCTTAGAGATGCTCCGGCGGGAGGCGTACTACTTCGCGCCCCAGAAGATGACGAAGGTGATGAACGAGGGGTGGGCCTCCTACTGGGAGTCGCTGATGATGGCCGACGAGAACTTCGCCGGCGCCGACGAGTTCGTCACCTACGCCGACCACATGAGCCAGGTTCTGGGCTCGCCCGGGTTCAACCCCTACAGCCTCGGCCTCGAACTCTGGGAGTACGTCGAGAACACGGAGAACCGCCGCCACGTCGCCGAACTACTGCTCCGCGTCGAGGGGTTGACCTGGCGCAACTTCCACGACACCGTCGACTTCAGGGACGTGGTCGAACGGCTCGAACCGGACCCGATGGTCGACGCCATCGACGCCGACGACCTGGAGGCGTTAGACCCGGAGGACCCCCGCGTCGACGCCGAGGCGCTGGCGCGGGCGAAAGCCGGCGACCTCGACGTCGCGGAGTATCCCTGGAAGGTACTTACCTACGAGGGCATGGCGGAACGACACTACTCGCTGGTCAAGCCCCAGTACCGGGGCTTCCTCGGCCACATCAGCCAGGGGGAACTGGAGCGCATCTCGCGGTACATGTTCGACGACGCCCGCTACGGGAGCGTCGAGGAAGCGCTCGAAGACGTCGACTACACGGTCGGCTGGGACCGGATGCGGGAGGTCCGCGAGAGCCACAACGACGTGACCTTCCTAGACGAGTTCCTCACCCAGGAGTTCGTCGACGCCAACGAGTACTTCACCTACGAGTACATGCGCGCGTCGAACGACTACCGCGTCACGTCCACGGACCACCGCGACGTGAAGAAGAAGCTGATGTTGCGCTTTACCAACTTCGGGAAGCCGACGGTCGTCGTCGCCGACGGGAACTACGAGAACCGCAACGAACTCCTGCTGGACCACCAGTACAACGGCGTCAGTCTGGATATAGAGCAGGCCAAGGACACCCTGGAACGGGTGTTCGAACTGTGGGGCCGCCCGGTGAACATCCGCACCATCGTCAAGGAGTACGACGAGCACGACGTCGAGGTGGCCCGGCGGCGGGACCGCGAACCCGAACCGACCGAGCGCGGCCGCCTCATCAGCTTCGACGGGATGGACTTCAGCGAGCGCGAACTCGACTGGGAGGAGGTCGAACACCTCGCCGCGACGGACATCGACTACGACACCAAACCGGACGAGTGGACGGCCTGAGACCGCCACCCGCTCCCGATTCTCACACACGTTAGGTACCGAAAGCTAACCCGTCGGTAGCCAAACGAACGTATGTTCACCCAGCGTTCGGACCCCGACCGGGGGCTCATCCGCCTCGTCTGCGAGGACGACGTGACGGCGGCAGACCTGTCCGGCCACCGCAGGGCCGCGGTGCTGGCGGCCAGGGACCTCGGGCGGCCGTTCGTCGTCGTGACGGAACTGACAGATTGCGCCGCCATCTCGTCGACGGCCGCCGCGGTCATCGCCGAGACGGTCAGCCAGCTCGTCCCCTTCGGACTGGCCGGCGAACTCCGCCTCGTGGGCGAGCGGACGCCCGACAGCGTGCTCGCGGCCTTCGCCGCCCACCAGTCCGCCTTCGACGTGGACGTCGTGACGCTCTCCTCGCAGGAGGCCCTCGACACGGAACTCGACGCGCGCCTGAATCGGACCGGATGTTGATTAACCAGGCCGACGGAGCTACCGTATGAGCGAGTTCACGGTCCAGACTGACGAACGCCTCGTAGTCGTCGATATCACCGACCGCGTGGAAGCCGCCGTCCCGGCGGACGCGACCGGGACCGCGACCGTCTTCGTCCGGCACACGACCGCCGGCATCGCCGTCAACGAGGCGGAGTCGCGGCTGCTCGGGGACTTCGAAACCGCCCTCGCCGACTTCGTCCCCGACGAGGGCTGGGCACACGACGAAATCGACGACAACGCGGACTCGCACGTCCGGGCGCTGCTCGTCGGCCCGAGCGAGACGATTCCAGTCGCGGACGGGTCGCTCGCGCTCGGCACCTGGCAGTCCGTGCTGTTCGTGGAGTGCGACGGCCCCCGGACGCGGACCGTCCAGGTCGTCGTCTGAGGGCGCTGCCGGGTGCGCGCCCAGCGTCAGTCGTCGCTGGTCGTCGGCGTTTCGGGTTCCTCGTCCGCGTACATCGCCTCGATGCGGTCCGCGTAGACGTCCTCGATGTTCCGGCGTTTCTTCTTCATCGACGGCGTGAGCATGTCGTTCTCGGCGGTCCACTCGCGGGGCACGAGTTCGAACTTCTTGACCGTCTCGACGGACTCCAGGTCGGCGTTGACCGCCGCGACGGCCTCACCGACCCACTCCCGCACGCGGTCGTCCTCGCACATCGCCTCGCGGTCCGCCGGGAGGTCGACGTCCTCCTGGTCTGCCCACCGCTTCAGGCGCTCGAAGTTGGGCACCAGCAGTGCGCTGACGAACTTCCGGCCGTCGCCGAGTATCATCACCTGGTCCACGCGGTCGTTCGTCGCGAAGCGCTCCTCGATTGGGGCCGGCGCGACGTTCTTGCCGGTCGAGAGCACGAGCAACTGTTTGATTCGCTCGTGGAAGACGAGGAAGTCGTCGTCGCTTCGCTCCACGATGTCGCCGGTGCGAAACCAGTTGTCGCCAGGGTCCGCCTCGCCGGCGCGGACCTCGACCGCACCCGCTGGCAACTCGGGGAGGAACGCCGCCTGTGTCTCCTCCTGTCGGTGCCAGTAGCCGGGACTGACGCTGTCCCCGCGGACCAGCAGTTCCCCGACCGCTCCCGATGATTCGGCGACGTTGCCGGGGGTGGCTTTGGACTCGTCGATGGCGACGTCGAGACCGACGAGGGGCGGTCCGAGCGTTCCCGGGCGGATGTCCTCCAGCGGATTCACGGAGATGACGGGCGAGGTCTCGGTCAGGCCGTACCCCTCGACGATTTTGATGCCCATGCCGTTGAACACGCGGCAGAGGTCGGCGCTGAGGCTGCCGCCGCCGGAGACCATGAACTTGAGGCGGCCGCCCAGGTTGTCCTTGACCGTGCTGTAGACCAGCCGGTCGGCGAGGGCGTGCTTCGCGCGCAGGACCGGGCCGGGACTGTCCGCTCGCTGGTAGTCCCTGGCGACGTCTAGCGCCCAGTCGAAGATAGAGCGTTTCAGGCCCGTCTCGCCGGCCTCCTCGCGCATCGTGGCGAAGATGCGCTCGTAGACCCGCGGGACGCTCGCACCCGTCGTCGGGCGTATCTTGTTGATGTCTTCGGAAATCGTGTCCGGGTGCTCGACGTACCCGATAGCCGCGCCGGAGCCGAGCATCAGGAAGTGTCCGGCCATACGCTCGAAGACGTGCGCCAGCGGCAGGAAGGAGATGCTGGTCGTCTCCTCGTCGATGCACGGGTCGTCACCGGTTCGGTCCGGGCGAGGGCCGACACGCCGGAGCGTCTGGTGAACGTTCGAGCGGAAGTTCCAGTGGGTCAGTTCGACGCCCTTGGGCTGGCCGGTCGTCCCAGAGGTGTAGATGAGGCTCGCGAGGTCGTCGGGGTCGCGCTCGTCGAGCCACTCCCGGTAGGCGTCGACGTCGAAGACCTCGTTACCGCGCTCGTAGACGTCCCCCAGCGTGTAGATGTCCTCGCGGTCCTCGTAGCCCTCTACGTGGTCCATGAGGAAGATTGCCTCAAGCGAGAGGTCATCCTCGACTTCGAGGACTCGCTCCAGTAACTCCCCGTTCTCC contains:
- a CDS encoding PrkA family serine protein kinase, whose amino-acid sequence is MSGEDFIGAADRALDETYSAPMSLGEYVEMLFDHPERAAHASKYLLDAIEDAGTRTVIEEGEEKERYRFFDDPWNDGEHAILGNTAVLNNFVDDLRSIAAGRGKEEKIIWLDGPTATGKSELKRCLINGLREYSKTERGRRYTVEWNVAGAGESGGLTYGGQSVPDEDDWYESPVQSHPLTVFPDSVRRDIVTQLNERLDDHIPVRVEGDLDPFCREAYDHLEEQYRRNGETELFSAVTDPQHLRVKNFVVDIGQGIGVLHSEDDGQPKERLVGSWMAGMLRELDSRGRKNPQAFSYDGVLSQGNGLLTVVEDAAQHADLLQKLLNVPDEGRVKLDKGIGMDIDTQLVIISNPDLEAQLNQHADREGQDPLKALKRRLDKRRFGYLTNRSLEAELLRRELTNETSVWTAASWDQIEEWIREPLSISVRDSSGTVTERELAPHTIEAAALYSVVSRLDKSDVPGGLDLVDKALLFDRGYLQEGDERIEIEEFDFDDDAADGDHGIPVTYTRDTIADLLHVESDRFHEDLPVEGVIMPRDVLDAMADGLPDAPVFSNTEAAEFEERVVPVKNHIFTRQEEDVLDAMMRDKRVDEETVEEYVEHVYAWAEGEKIENERGELEEPDLLAMKVFEVEHLGRFTEDDYEGDKPHEQVRNFRTDKIITALNRHAWHHRDDEFRVSDVNPKEIPVIRTVLGSHDWEDVRRTFEDFDPRQWDNPPGGTETAALKESTIENLQDMYDYSEASAELTSRHVMSQVSYKWD
- a CDS encoding YeaH/YhbH family protein translates to MGLKDDIERYREVGEERREDLAEFIQYGDLGQSRPDSVRIPIKIVDLPEFAYAQRDMGGVGQGDAEEGDQVGQPQPDDGDEDGEPGEEGGEHEYYEMDPEEFAQELDEELGLDLDPKGKKVVEEVEGDFTDITRSGPTSTLDFERLFKQGLKRKLAMDFDRDFVREALKVEGWGPDAVFEWARGENIPVSRSWLEDAYDQIPRDERTEYESIEEMEERVERTSTAERIRREGVDQIPFRREDERYRYPEIEKEREKNVVVVNIRDVSGSMRQKKRELVERTFTPLDWYLQGKYDHAEFVYIAHDAEAWEVEREDFFGIRSGGGTRISSAYELAMERLDEAYPWSEWNRYVFAAGDSENSSNDTEENVIPLMERIDANLHAYVETQPSGNAINATHAEEVERHFREAGDVAVAYISSPEDVTSAIYEILSTEAEA
- a CDS encoding SpoVR family protein, coding for MTTRDEFEMQREAEKLEEAVEEASNLAEKLGLDPYPVNYWIVDYDEMNELIAYGGFQQRYPHWRWGMQYDRQQKQGQFLGGKAFEIVNNDNPSHAFLQVSNSLADQKAVITHVEAHADFFNNNEWFGLFADDPDAAAMLARHADAIREHMQDPEIDRADVERWIDHVLCLEDNVNQHRPYEPIDLDEEVPEFEAADIEADLSDLDLSEEVRRQVFDDEWLEAQRDDDAPVSFPAEPWKDVLGFLRKHGKQYDDDAGKAVEMTDWQRDILEMLRREAYYFAPQKMTKVMNEGWASYWESLMMADENFAGADEFVTYADHMSQVLGSPGFNPYSLGLELWEYVENTENRRHVAELLLRVEGLTWRNFHDTVDFRDVVERLEPDPMVDAIDADDLEALDPEDPRVDAEALARAKAGDLDVAEYPWKVLTYEGMAERHYSLVKPQYRGFLGHISQGELERISRYMFDDARYGSVEEALEDVDYTVGWDRMREVRESHNDVTFLDEFLTQEFVDANEYFTYEYMRASNDYRVTSTDHRDVKKKLMLRFTNFGKPTVVVADGNYENRNELLLDHQYNGVSLDIEQAKDTLERVFELWGRPVNIRTIVKEYDEHDVEVARRRDREPEPTERGRLISFDGMDFSERELDWEEVEHLAATDIDYDTKPDEWTA
- a CDS encoding secondary thiamine-phosphate synthase enzyme YjbQ, with the protein product MSEFTVQTDERLVVVDITDRVEAAVPADATGTATVFVRHTTAGIAVNEAESRLLGDFETALADFVPDEGWAHDEIDDNADSHVRALLVGPSETIPVADGSLALGTWQSVLFVECDGPRTRTVQVVV
- a CDS encoding AMP-dependent synthetase/ligase codes for the protein MVLSDEEPAWLRAEREFQDDRFQRGTLPELFEWSAEHHLDSDAQLYKGGIYDRTMTGVIPRAEDGEFAPLSYGELRDVVRRLAAGFRDLGLTADDRVGIFANTRMEWAQSDLGLLAAGCVVTTVYTESSPEQVRYLLDDPGATAVVVENGELLERVLEVEDDLSLEAIFLMDHVEGYEDREDIYTLGDVYERGNEVFDVDAYREWLDERDPDDLASLIYTSGTTGQPKGVELTHWNFRSNVHQTLRRVGPRPDRTGDDPCIDEETTSISFLPLAHVFERMAGHFLMLGSGAAIGYVEHPDTISEDINKIRPTTGASVPRVYERIFATMREEAGETGLKRSIFDWALDVARDYQRADSPGPVLRAKHALADRLVYSTVKDNLGGRLKFMVSGGGSLSADLCRVFNGMGIKIVEGYGLTETSPVISVNPLEDIRPGTLGPPLVGLDVAIDESKATPGNVAESSGAVGELLVRGDSVSPGYWHRQEETQAAFLPELPAGAVEVRAGEADPGDNWFRTGDIVERSDDDFLVFHERIKQLLVLSTGKNVAPAPIEERFATNDRVDQVMILGDGRKFVSALLVPNFERLKRWADQEDVDLPADREAMCEDDRVREWVGEAVAAVNADLESVETVKKFELVPREWTAENDMLTPSMKKKRRNIEDVYADRIEAMYADEEPETPTTSDD